In Methanomassiliicoccales archaeon, the DNA window TCGCCCCTCTGATGCTCTTTGAGTTCTGGAATAAGCTCATAGAGTGTGTTGACATAGTCTGTGTCCCTGTAACCATCTATGACGAAGATGTTCTCGGTTTCCGACTGCCTGAGAATGTAGTCTATCTCGGCCGATTTGTAGTTGATATTGATGGTCAGAAGTATGGCCCCTATCTTGGCCGTGGCTAGTTGAAGGGTTACCCAGTGCGGAACATTGGTGGCCCACACCGCCACCTTCTCTCCTTTCTTGACTCCAAGAGCCATCAATCCTTTGGCGACCCGGTCCACAGTGTCTGAAAACTCCTTCCAGGTCTCCCTGTAGTCGCGGTCAACGTAGACGATCGCCTCTGTGTCAGGATACTTGCCGACCGTCTCATCAAGGATCTGACCCAGAGTCACTTCCCTGGTTATTTCTTTCCTAGGCATCAAGCTCCCTCAGAAAGGCATGAACAGCGTGGCGTATATCTCCGCCCTGGAATCTCCCTTTGCGCCGAGGTAGTGGGGCACCAGGGAGTTGTAGTACATTGAATCCCCTGCCTTGAGATCGTAGGTGGCCTTCCCGTATATCAGTTCGACCTCGCCCGAGACCACTATGATGAACTCCTCTCCTTCATGGGAAGAGAGTGTCTTGCCATCACACGGATCTATCTTGATGAAGAAAGGTTCCATGTGCCTGTCGGTCTTTCCCTTGCCCAGGGGGTAGTAATGATAGTGCCCTTCCACACCACCAATGACTGAGGAGGTCTCCTCCTGACGATCCCCGTGTGCTACAATCAGTGGATCGTTGACGAACTGATCGTCCATGAAGGTTCCCAGCCTTTGTCCTAGTGCGCGTGCGATCTTGACGAGGACGTTGATAGCAGGGTAGACATCACCCTTCTCGATGCTTTCTATGAGAACGGTATCAACACCCGAGTTCTTGGCGAGTTCCTCAACGTCAAGGCCGAGACGCTCCCGATATGTGCGGATTCGTGTTCCAAGTTTCTCAGAAGAAGACATGTTTCCATCCAACCCTCTTTACCGGAAACATGGCAGGCCATGAAATCTAGACATGACCTCCGTGATTCGAATGGGCGGGAATCACATCAACTATAATAAACATTCTCGACTTCCCTTCAAGAATTCCTCACGATCTTTATTGGAAAAGGGGACCAGATATATCCAAATTGAGATCAGTATCTGTTCGAAGGTTGCGAAGAATAGAATTCAATCATCACCTGGTAACGAAACCTTTCTCCTCAGAATTTCATACCGTTCCTTGATGTTCTTGGCCAATTCGGAATCATAGTAATTGAAGAAAATATATGTGAAGAGAATGGCCAGGAGACTGAGTGTGACGTAGTAACCCACAAAGGAATTCAGGAGCGTACCGGCCTCGTACTCTCTTAACGCGAGTCGTATGAAGAGCGCAATGGTACCTAGAGCAACAAATGTCTGCAGGATTCTGGATTTGATTCCGTTGAAAAGCATGAAGTCCTTCTTCACGCCGGGTATTCGAGCGTTTACGGATGTCAGGGCAAACCATGGTATTACCACCAGAGGGAT includes these proteins:
- a CDS encoding cupin domain-containing protein — protein: MSSSEKLGTRIRTYRERLGLDVEELAKNSGVDTVLIESIEKGDVYPAINVLVKIARALGQRLGTFMDDQFVNDPLIVAHGDRQEETSSVIGGVEGHYHYYPLGKGKTDRHMEPFFIKIDPCDGKTLSSHEGEEFIIVVSGEVELIYGKATYDLKAGDSMYYNSLVPHYLGAKGDSRAEIYATLFMPF